Genomic segment of Eleutherodactylus coqui strain aEleCoq1 chromosome 1, aEleCoq1.hap1, whole genome shotgun sequence:
TTGTGTGAGCAGCTTCATATGCTACTATGCGGCCGTGGGCTGTAGGAGGAGGACAGCACACGGGCCAAAGCTATGGATAGGCTCAAAATGAGACTTTAAAGCCTCAAACTGTCTAATGTAAGAATGATCAGCAGCCTTCTCTGGATGGAATACATAAAAACTTCTTCAAGTGCTGgttgttaacttttttttaacttattttttttaaattttgacaACTCCTTCAAACAGCTGCTcatggtataaaataacaaacGGGGGAAAAGAAACATCTCTCTTCTCCACGGCAATTATTATCTCTGCTGAGAATGGAAGTCTGACGCTGCATCAGTCACCTCTGTTCCAATCTCCTGGCATCGTggtacccaggatgtgagcgctgatgacaGAGGAGCTGGCGGTGTGACTGCGGCCTCTGGCTCCTATTATTCATTTTATACAATGGGCAGCTGTTTAaactcgttaaaaaaaaaaaaaaaaaaagtttacggtTGTTGTTGTATGTCTATAAGCAAGttgtgtagtgttttttttttaaagcatatatgtttttgtatttttagctGAACAAGCCAGTGGGATAGTACGTTATCCAAAGGGAAACTTTCAGGGGGTTCGAGTGAAGAACTCTGTGCGGGAACTTCTTAACCGGATGAGAAATAAGGCCGGCCCTGGAGCAGATGATTTGCAGGTACAGTTACCTTAATTGGTTACATTTACTCCTCTGTTCACGGTATTCTAGGTGATTAGCGGGTACAATATTTTGCCAGTTCCAGTAATATTCTATCACTTTCTATAGAATTGCCAGCCAGGTAAACGCTAGTTGTGTTTAATAAAGAAGACTTTGATATTTATCTTGGATATTGACTGTTGACTTTAGGGAAAAAAACAGTTGGTGCTGTTAGATGTTTCTACTAAatactatttacttttttttttttttctccttgtagaATTCAAAAAGTCAGGAATCGTACACGGGTATGTATATACTCAATATTaagtagtatttttttaaaaaattttttactctGTAAACATAGTATTTGAAGAATTAGAACAGTATGTGTATAACAATGTGGGCCTAGGATCAGCGACTCAGCCGTAGTATACCTCTAAGTGATGCAGTCACTAAATAAGGGGGTCTCATGTAAACTGATTCTAATTACGGAATCTGCGATCGCTGTCTGCGCagactttctgcagcaaaacacaggcattgaaagatATGtactttcgatttttttttttttttttttttttttttttcttcacactcacgGATGCAAATTGCgtattcgcagcatgctctattttgctgcgtacTGCCTtctttaaagtgaatggaggcgtCGACCCTCAGACAATACACAACATTGTGTATGTCCTACAAGTACCTGCATCATCTCTAAGcaacggcatgggaaatacaaagaaaaaaacaaactgtactgcgcataaccgctGATTGCagtcatctgtttttttttgttctcctctGTCTTGGCCCAGATCACCCTAAAGACTTCTTCTTTCATCCACAAATCATCTCTGCACTGTCTCCCATCCTACTGCTACATTCAGTGCAATGCACCTCTCAGTAACTCCCAAAAATACTAGTCCATCTGCCCACCCCTAAAATACCAGCAGCAGAGCTCTTTTTAACTCTTAGTCCTGTCTGACATTGTGGCTCCATGTAGTGCAGAGATGACTCTTCCCCCTAAAGTCATGCTCTCCTTACAGGAAAGCATCCGGGACAAGACAGCGGTGGAGTCATTTCACTGTCAAACAGGACCCTTAGAGAAAGCTAAGCAGCCTTGTTAGTCAGTGAGGGGGTTGTTCATTGTTACACAATTCTCATAGCAGCCATATAGTTTCCCACTATTGGTGACAGACCACTATAAATGTGCAAATTAAGTGAATAGCTAATTAATGTATTCTTTCCTTTCAGAATTAAAGAGCATATTGAGCCAGAAACGGACCAATGATTTCATATTGGATGCACCAGTGGCAAAGAAAGTCTGCACCCTCCAGTCCAGTTCTTTCCTGGTAAATGCCTTTCCTCCTGATACAGTAGCACATGCATATTTTTCTTAGTACGTGGTTCTATAATTTTGTATCTCTTCTGCCTAGACCCCACCAAGTACACCAAATCCTGGTGAAATCATGGATGATATTACAAAAAATGAGAGGAGTGTAGACTCCAGTTCAGACCTGCTGAATTTAATTAACATAAAAAACGAATCCCAGCCAGTGTCCCTGAACACCGTGCGAGTGGACTGGAATATGCATACGCAAGGGTCGCTCTATCAACATGTCGCTCAGAGCTTCTCGCCTCCTGAAAACATCCAGGCCTTCAGGGGGTGTTCTCCACAACACAAAAACAACCAGTACCAAGTTGGAGTCCCTCAAGTTGAGAATGTTTCTCCACAGTATGCTGAAGACTACAACAGTTATACTCCAAATGAAAATTATGACTTCTGTACCAGTGACGTCTTTGCCAGCTACCTGGATCTCATTGAATCCACCTCTGAAATGACAGCTGAAAAGATGCCTGCCGAGTCAGCCATTTCAGCTTTCAGCCTGCCTGTAAAACCTCCTTGCGGTCAGCTTTTAAATACAAATGTAGGCCACTCTTCTCCAAATGTTTCCCCACCGTCGTGCCATGTAGAGGTCCGTCAGACAAGTCCGATCCAGATTGGAAAGACCTTCTTTCACTGGCAGATAGAGCAAGAAGAAAAGAAACTGGTCAATGTGGCCCCCGAGCAACTTCTCTCTAAGGATGCAGATGGAGACACGTAAGTGAAATTAGCATTTGTTCTCATGTCAGAGCTGGCAATGGCTATTGTTAATTACAAGATATAATTAtttcatgattttttaaaaatatttatttatttttttatatgttaAACGGACAAGTTTTAATTGTTTCAAGTAAATAGGATTGCAGTGGGAGAAGGTTGTATTAAGTTTGCTTCTACTGGACTTTTGCAGATGCCTCCACATTGCAGTTGCACAAGGAAGAAGAGCTATGTGTTatgtaattgctcaaaagatggcttccaTCAATATGTTGGATATAAAAGAGCATAACAATCAGGTAATATAACTTTGACATTGTTGTAATAAGTAGGTCTCTTacacatctttgacttttttttatttttcttgtttttattttagGTTTGTGTGTAGTTAGTCCAATAGCTCATGTCATATTTTGAGATTATATTAAtattataatatgtgtgtgtattataaaaattacaccccccccccccattacaagTCAGTGTGGTCTGTTGCATGATGGATCTGGCACAGTGTTGGGGTTTCATTTATATCATGCAGCTTGCAGTTCCTCTTTCCAGTACCTTGTTGACAGTCTACAAAGTTAATCATTAATTAGTAACCTTAATTCAGCACCCATAATTATGTTGGCGGGGCACTTCAGCTTTCTTATCATTCAGATAATGGAATTCAAAGTCCATTCCCAGTGGCTTGGTATTAGTGTACCCTGTCACCTTCCCTCCTTGCTCTTATCGATTTGTTCTTTCTTGTCATAAAGTTTGATATTTTTCTAGCCTCTGTTTCCGTGTTGCTATGTTTAACACTTACCCTTTTAAATGTTTTAGAGCGCCTTGCAAGTAGCTGTAGCTGCAAACCAACATCTAATTGTTCAAGACTTGGTCAGCCTTGGAGCACAAGTCAGCACAACCGATCACTGGGGACGTACACCTCTTCATGTATGTGCTGAAAAGGGATACTCGCAAGTGCTACAGGTGGGTTGAAGTCGCTATATCTAAACCAGGTCTGTTGCATAACTGTGCTGGGTGTCGTTTTTAGAATATTAAAATATttattaggccccattcacacctGCACCCACTGGAACTGCCTGAACTATAATGGGGTGTATCCAGCTTTTGTTGTTCTGACTGGCGGTTTTCCAGATGGAATGGCTACACATACTGCGCTATTTCATCTGGGATGGATCTGTGCCGGAGGCTCTGAATGGAGCCTTTGATGCACATTTGTAAATGGGGCCTTACAACAGCACATCTTTATTCAATGTACAGTGTTTAGACAATTTTACATATTTATTGTAGGGCCAACTTTGTAATGTCTTCATTTTTGTACTTTTAGGCAATCCAGAAAAGCGTATCAGCTGGCAATCAGTACATCGATGTGGATGCAACAAATTACGATGGTACAGTTATGTTTTTATGTCAAATTTAGTTGACCCAAACTGTAGTTTtcagtaagtttttttttttttttgttttttttttttgcttttgcttgttttactaattcaatttttttgctcCATAGGTCTGACTCCATTGCATTGTGCTGTAATTGCTCATAATGCTGTAGTTCAGAGGCTGCAGTTTGGTATACCAGCATCAGATGACCTGCTGATGAAGAATAAGGCTATGGTTGACACCGTGAAGACATTAATTCACATGGGAGCTACCGTAGAATCAAGAGTAAGATTTACTGTTCATCATTATGCATTAATTTTCTCTGCTCTGTGTAAtagctgtgtgtgtttttttttattttgtctttggAGGATGTCTGTGTTTCATCCCTTTCCAATTGCAGGGCTCTATGAAATTCCAAATTACTCTATTAAATTTGTCTGAGTGTTACCATTAGCCATCTTGATAATTTAACATGTTAAAGAAGAACTTTCTGTCACATATTGAAAAGTGCAATTACTAGATCTTCACAGCAACACGAGGCTCTGGTGAACCACTCACTGTTAATGCTTCAGACTGAGATCCATTGGAAGCAGGAagcttttctttaaaggggttgtatcaaaatGTTAAGTTATaccctatgcacaggataggagGTGAATTGCTAATTGGTGGGGGGctcgcctgcctgtcactgcagggttgcTCCCTCTCCCACCCCACTCAGTGGCATTGGGATGAATGGAGCTTTGGCTGAGCATGTGCTGTTGGcacttttgatttcaatggggctgaaataCTAGAACTTGCACTCTCATTGAATCTGGAGAGTCGGTGCTCCACTCAGTCTCCTCCTGACCATGGAGTTGCAGTGAGGGGAACACAGAATCGCCATTCTCTAGTTAGCATCTTAGCTGTGAGACCCTTTCCTCACCAACATGTAAATGATcccctttcctgtggataggggctAACTTAATAAAGCATGAATTACAAATGTGTAACATCATATGGATGTAGCATTGAAGTCTAGGTGAATTA
This window contains:
- the NFKBIZ gene encoding NF-kappa-B inhibitor zeta encodes the protein MILERLIEDSTEVLDQDWINSPLNLGSFYGGSPRSEPASSPSHSLSSGPYSPTSDGESCLSASWPPSKKAEQASGIVRYPKGNFQGVRVKNSVRELLNRMRNKAGPGADDLQNSKSQESYTELKSILSQKRTNDFILDAPVAKKVCTLQSSSFLTPPSTPNPGEIMDDITKNERSVDSSSDLLNLINIKNESQPVSLNTVRVDWNMHTQGSLYQHVAQSFSPPENIQAFRGCSPQHKNNQYQVGVPQVENVSPQYAEDYNSYTPNENYDFCTSDVFASYLDLIESTSEMTAEKMPAESAISAFSLPVKPPCGQLLNTNVGHSSPNVSPPSCHVEVRQTSPIQIGKTFFHWQIEQEEKKLVNVAPEQLLSKDADGDTCLHIAVAQGRRAMCYVIAQKMASINMLDIKEHNNQSALQVAVAANQHLIVQDLVSLGAQVSTTDHWGRTPLHVCAEKGYSQVLQAIQKSVSAGNQYIDVDATNYDGLTPLHCAVIAHNAVVQRLQFGIPASDDLLMKNKAMVDTVKTLIHMGATVESRDRKSGRTALHLACEEANLELMSLFLELPNSLLFINAKAYNGNTALHVAASLQSKRAHAGAVRLLMRKGADPSARNLENEQPVHLVSDGAVGEEIRRVLKGKAMQHLPSY